One genomic segment of Brassica napus cultivar Da-Ae chromosome A3, Da-Ae, whole genome shotgun sequence includes these proteins:
- the LOC106437847 gene encoding novel plant SNARE 11 yields the protein MDVSAVSEELAELEGQINDIFRALSNGFQKLEKIKDANRQSRQLEELTDKMRDCKSLIKDFDREVKSLESGNDANTNRMLNDRRQSMVKELNSYVALKKKYSSNLASNNKRVDLFDGPAEDHMEENVLLASNMSNQELMNKGNSMMDDTDQAIERGKKIVLETINVGTDTSAALKAQTDQMSRVVNELDSIHFSLKKASKLVKEIGRQVATDKCIMAFLFLIVIGVIAIIIVKIVNPNNKDIRDIPGLAPPAMNRRLLWNYY from the exons ATGGATGTATCGGCGGTTAGCGAAGAGCTGGCTGAGCTCGAAGGACAAATCAATGACATCTTCCGTGCTTTGTC AAACGGATTCCAGAAGCTGGAGAAGATCAAAGATGCTAATAGGCAGAGTAGGCAGCTCGAAGAACTCACTGACAAAATGCGTGACTGCAAGAG CCTTATTAAAGATTTTGATAGGGAAGTCAAAAGCTTGGAAAGTGGAAATGACGCCAACACTAACCGGATGCTCAACGATAGACGTCAATCCATG GTTAAGGAATTAAACTCATATGTTGCTCTCAAGAAGAA ATACTCATCCAATCTAGCAAGTAATAATAAGCGAGTAGATCTTTTCGATGGACCTGCTGAAGACCACATGGAAGAGAATGTCTTACTTGCTTCAA ACATGTCCAATCAAGAACTAATGAATAAAGGAAACTCCATGATGGATGATACTGATCAAGCCATTGAAAGGGGCAAAAAG ATTGTTCTGGAGACTATAAATGTGGGAACAGATACTTCAGCAGCTCTCAAGGCTCAG ACCGATCAAATGAGTAGAGTTGTCAATGAACTCGATTCTATCCATTTCTCACTCAAGAAGGCCTCCAAGCTGGTCAAGGAAATTGGTAGGCAG GTGGCCACAGACAAATGTATTATGGCATTTCTTTTCCTTATTGTCATTGGTGTCATAGCAATCATCATCGTCAAG ATTGTGAACCCAAACAACAAAGACATCCGTGACATACCTGGCCTAGCACCACCAGCCATGAACAGACGTTTACTCTGGAACTATTACTGA
- the LOC106437849 gene encoding uncharacterized protein LOC106437849 — protein MELPLLSYTNSASFSRTGLCSSSSSSSSTSINDFLERRRSLRMSFNGGETSRSVKTFAGRSSEGIEKTDGGVGGGGQFAGPAMEVTTLDRGFANSTTVDFPIWDKIGAVVRLTYGIGLYGAMAVAGRFICSVTGIDSSGGFDPSLDALLSGLGYATPPIMALLFILDDEVVKLSPHARAIRDVEDEELRSFFFGMSPWQFILIVVASSVGEELFYRVAVQGALSDIFLRGTQLMTDSRGMAALTGVFPPFVPFAQAFAAVITATLTGSLYFLAASPKDPIYIVAPVLRSRRDDFKKLLSAWYEKRQMKKIYSPLLEGLLALYLGIEWVQTDNILAPMMTHGIYSAVILGNGLWKIHDHRRRLRQRIERIRSESGDQ, from the exons ATGGAGCTTCCGTTGCTCTCTTACACGAACTCAGCCTCGTTTTCTCGGACAGGCTTATGCTCTTCGTCTTCGTCCTCCTCCTCGACTAGTATTAATGACTTCCTAGAGAGAAGAAGGAGCTTGAGAATGAGTTTCAACGGTGGTGAAACGTCAAGAAGCGTTAAAACGTTCGCTGGACGAAGCAGTGAAGGGATAGAGAAAACAGACGGCGgcgtaggaggaggaggacaGTTCGCCGGTCCTGCCATGGAGGTCACTACACTTGATCGTGGCTTTGCTAACTCCACCACTGTTGATTTCCCGATTTGGGACAAGATCGGCGCCGTTGTTAGACTTACTTACGGAATCG GACTATATGGAGCGATGGCTGTAGCAGGAAGGTTCATATGTTCAGTGACTGGGATTGATTCATCTGGTGGGTTTGATCCTTCTCTTGATGCACTTCTCTCCGGACTTGGATATGCTACACCACCTATCATGGCTCTTCTCTTCATACTCGAT GATGAAGTTGTGAAACTTTCTCCGCACGCAAGGGCTATTAGAGATGTGGAAGATGAGGAACTAAGAAGCTTTTTCTTCGGAATGTCTCCATGGCAG TTTATACTTATAGTCGTGGCCAGTTCGGTAGGAGAAGAGCTCTTTTACCGTGTTGCTGTACAG GGTGCTCTGTCCGATATATTCTTGAGAGGAACACAACTGATGACAGATTCTAGAGGCATGGCAGCTCTG ACCGGCGTATTTCCTCCGTTTGTACCATTTGCTCAAGCATTTGCAGCTGTGATCACCGCAACACTCACTGGCTCCCTCTACTTTCTTGCTGCTTCTCCAAAAG ACCCGATATACATTGTTGCCCCAGTCCTAAGATCACGCCGCGATGATTTTAAGAAGCTTTTGTCAG CTTGGTACGAGAAGAGACAGATGAAAAAGATTTACTCTCCTCTCCTTGAAGGACTCTTAGCCCTCTACCTCGGTATTGAATGGGTTCAG ACGGATAATATTTTAGCACCGATGATGACGCATGGGATATACTCGGCGGTAATATTAGGGAATGGACTGTGGAAAATTCACGATCACCGTAGAAGATTACGTCAGAGAATTGAACGGATTAGATCGGAGAGTGGAGACCAGTGA
- the LOC106437848 gene encoding glycine cleavage system H protein 2, mitochondrial → MLKVVFYGTKKKKRKAKPPNPFLVKSIIILISRSVSALPLSLPDCCCCVSAFSLCFEISTKKMAARFLWASRVASHLRISIAQRGFASVVLKDLKYAESHEWVKIDGNKATFGITDHAQDHLGDVVYVELPDLGRSVSQGESFGAVESVKATSDINSPVSGKVVEVNEVLSESPGLVNTSPYEDGWIIKVELSDAEEAKKLMDSDKYSKFCEEEDAKH, encoded by the exons ATGTTG AAAGTGGTATTTTAtggaacaaaaaagaaaaaaagaaaagcaaagcCACCAAACCCTTTTCTCGTAAAgagtataataatattaataagcCGGTCGGTGAGTGcactccctctctctctcccagACTGTTGTTGTTGCGTATCTGCGTTTTCTCTGTGCTTCGAGATCTCCACGAAAAAAATGGCTGCAAGATTCTTGTGGGCTTCTAGAGTCGCTTCTCATCTAAGGATCTCCATCGCCCAACGAGGGTTTGCGTCAG TTGTTTTGAAGGATCTGAAGTATGCTGAGTCACACGAATGGGTGAAGATTGATGGGAACAAAGCAACCTTTGGTATAACGGATCACGCTCAGGACCACTTGGGTGATGTGGTCTATGTTGAGTTGCCTGACTTGGGACGTTCCGTGTCACAAGGTGAGAGCTTTGGAGCGGTTGAGAGTGTGAAAGCTACCAGTGATATCAATTCTCCAGTCTCCGGTAAGGTGGTTGAAGTCAATGAGGTGCTGAGCGAGTCCCCTGGATTG GTGAACACGAGCCCGTATGAAGATGGATGGATCATAAAGGTGGAGCTGAGTGATGCAGAAGAGGCAAAGAAGCTGATGGATTCTGACAAGTACTCCAAGTTCTGCGAAGAAGAAGACGCCAAGCACTga
- the LOC106437846 gene encoding protein NARROW LEAF 1-like isoform X1: MTLGGWGQRLIQPASSESEDSALDLERNHHCNHMSFPSSSSPSPLHPFTLNIQHAESNAPYFSWPTLTRLNDAVQDRANYFGNLQKEVLPEVVGRLPSGQQATTLLELMTIRAFHSKILRRFSLGTAVGFRITRGVLTNTPAILVFVARKVNRQWLNPMQCLPSALEGPGGVWCDVDVVEFQYYGAPAATPKEQVYNELVDGLRGSDPCIGSGSQVASQETYGTLGAIVKSKTGNHQVGFLTNRHVAVDLDYPSQKMFHPLPPSLGPGVYLGAVERATSFITDDQWYGIFAGTNPETFVRADGAFIPFAEDFDTSNVTTVIKGIGEIGNVQAIDLQSTIDCLIGKQVVKVGRSSGYTTGTVMAYALEYNDEKGICFLTDFLVIGENQQTFDLEGDSGSLILLTSPNGQKPRPVGIIWGGTANRGRLKLIAGREPENWTSGVDLGRLLDLLELDLITSNHELEAAAGEQRNTSLTALDSTVSQSSPPDPVPSGDKQDENFEPFIPPEFHIEEAIKPTPEVEEHLFIAPLLFNESASSGSKAQEKHEVNDLVALKNSSDEEDSVSLHLGEPKLKKPKFFIS; encoded by the exons ATGACTTTGGGAGGTTGGGGTCAGAGACTCATCCAACCAGCTTCTTCTGAATCCGAAGACTCTGCTTTGGACTTAGAGAGGAACCATCACTGTAATCACATGAGTTTCCCATCATCTTCAAGCCCTTCTCCTCTCCACCCATTCACACTCAACATCCAGCACGCAGAGAGCAATGCCCCTTACTTCTCCTGGCCTACTCTCACCCGCCTTAACGACGCTGTGCAAGACCGAGCTAACTACTTTGGTAATCTCCAGAAAGAGGTTTTGCCTGAAGTTGTTGGGAGGTTGCCTTCAGGACAACAAGCCACCACTTTGCTTGAGCTCATGACCATCAGAGCGTTTCATAGTAAGATCTTGCGCCGGTTTAGCCTCGGGACAGCTGTTGGGTTCCGGATCACACGTGGTGTCTTAACGAATACTCCAGCGATACTTGTGTTTGTTGCTAGGAAAGTTAATAGGCAGTGGCTGAATCCAATGCAGTGCCTTCCTTCTGCTCTCGAG GGTCCTGGAGGGGTATGGTGTGATGTAGATGTTGTGGAGTTTCAATATTACGGTGCACCTGCTGCTACACCAAAGGAACAGGTTTATAATGAACTTGTAGATGGCTTGAGAGGAAGTGATCCCTGCATTGGCTCTGGTTCTCAg GTTGCAAGCCAAGAAACGTATGGAACCTTGGGAGCTATTGTTAAAAGCAAAACCGGTAACCACCAGGTTGGTTTCCTTACTAACCGACACGTCGCAGTTGATTTGGACTATCCAAGCCAGAAAATGTTTCACCCTTTACCTCCAAGCCTTGGACCGGGCGTCTACCTCGGTGCAGTTGAGAGAGCTACATCTTTCATCACAGATGACCAGTGGTACGGCATATTTGCTGGTACCAATCCAG AAACATTTGTGAGAGCAGATGGTGCATTCATTCCATTTGCAGAAGATTTTGACACGAGCAATGTAACCACGGTGATAAAGGGCATAGGTGAGATAGGCAACGTCCAAGCCATAGACTTGCAATCAACTATCGATTGTCTTATTGGGAAACAAGTTGTGAAAGTTGGAAGAAGCTCTGGATACACCACTGGAACCGTAATGGCTTATGCATTGGAATACAACGACGAGAAAGGGATATGCTTCCTCACGGACTTTCTGGTCATCGGTGAAAACCAGCAAACGTTTGACCTTGAAGGTGACAGTGGAAGCCTTATACTGTTAACGAGTCCGAATGGTCAGAAGCCACGACCGGTTGGGATCATTTGGGGAGGGACAGCTAATAGAGGAAGGCTGAAACTAATAGCTGGTCGAGAACCAGAGAACTGGACAAGTGGAGTTGATCTTGGTCGGCTTTTGGATCTCTTGGAGCTTGATCTCATCACATCTAACCATGAGCTTGAAG CAGCTGctggagaacagagaaacactTCTCTTACAGCTCTTGATTCAACCGTTAGCCAGTCATCCCCACCCGACCCGGTTCCATCAGGAGACAAGCAAGATGAAAACTTTGAGCCGTTTATCCCGCCTGAGTTTCATATAGAAGAAGCTATCAAACCAACACCTGAAGTTGAGGAGCATCTCTTCATTGCGCCTTTGTTGTTTAACGAGTCTGCTTCTTCTGGTAGTAAAGCGCAAGAGAAACATGAAGTTAATGATCTTGTCGCTTTAAAGAACAGTTCCGATGAAGAGGATAGCGTATCGTTGCATCTAGGTGAGCCGAAACTAAAGAAACCAAAGTTTTTTATTAGCTGA
- the LOC106443491 gene encoding protein HAIKU1-like isoform X2, producing the protein MDRPRQNDHLGVNKIGKNIRKSPLTQPSVAAHANLAAEAARPQAQPQVYNINRSDFRSIVQQLTGSPSRESLPGPPQNNSPKPQNTRLQRIRPPPLMQINQPGAPLHHHHPHSLMGPPPPQWHMPQVTQQQQQQPMMGQGDQFWSNTTESPLSGYMRYLQSPLGDAGSSGNHMQPPGHEHGPYMPAHEQPPYMLAQPQPQSQHQPYMPGHENRPYMPAQAQFQPRQYMPGHEHGPYMPAQPQSQPQPYMPCHENGPYMPAQPHSQPQQYMPAQPQTQPDPYMMHGSQPQMNMQGPLQPSQYPPPPGLVPNLPPPQFNGPVPVTSTLPSPSFNQMYNGFHSLQNNGFGSLQSPTSQFGVQYPQPLTPNFSFSQLAQSGSSGPGDGPGLPQPPPSPGLVFPLSPGLFPVPSPSWGDY; encoded by the exons ATGGATAGGCCTCGACAGAATGATCACTTAGGTGTGAATAAGATTGGGAAGAACATCAGAAAGAGTCCCCTCACCCAACCCAGTGTCGCTGCTCATGCTAACTTAGCCGCTGAGGCTGCGAGGCCTCAAGCGCAGCCTCAGGTTTATAACATAAACAGGAGCGACTTTAGAAGTATTGTTCAGCAACTTACTGGCTCTCCATCACGAGAAAGCCTCCCTGGGCCTCCTCAGAACAACTCACCAAAGCCTCAGAATACCCGGTTGCAGAGAATTAGACCACCACCCTTAATGCAAATCAACCAGCCTGGGGCTCCtctacatcatcatcatcctcacaGCTTAATGGGACCGCCTCCACCCCAATGGCATATGCCACAAGtcacacaacaacaacaacaacaaccaatgATGGGCCAAGGGGACCAGTTTTGGTCTAATACAACTGAATCTCCCCTCTCAGGCTATATGCGTTATCTTCAAAGTCCACTTGGAGATGCTGGTTCTAGTGGTAACCATATGCAGCCGCCAGGTCATGAACATGGGCCTTATATGCCGGCTCATGAACAACCTCCATATATGCTAGCTCAGCCTCAGCCTCAGTCTCAACATCAACCATATATGCCAGGTCACGAAAATCGGCCTTATATGCCGGCTCAGGCTCAGTTTCAGCCTCGGCAATATATGCCAGGTCACGAACATGGGCCTTATATGCCAGCTCAGCCTCAATCTCAACCTCAGCCATATATGCCATGTCATGAAAACGGGCCTTATATGCCAGCTCAGCCTCATTCTCAACCTCAGCAATATATGCCAGCTCAGCCTCAGACACAGCCAGACCCATATATGATGCATGGATCGCAACCTCAAATGAATATGCAAGGGCCACTGCAACCTAGCCAGTATCCACCACCACCAGGGCTAGTTCCTAATCTTCCTCCTCCTCAGTTCAATGGTCCTGTACCTGTGACATCCACTCTACCCTCTCCAAGTTTCAATCAGATGTATAATGGTTTTCATTCTCTTCAGAATAACGGCTTCGGATCACTACAGTCACCTACATCTCAGTTTG GAGTTCAGTATCCTCAACCACTCACCCCAAACTTCTCGTTCTCACAACTAGCTCAATCAGGAAGTAGTGGACCTGGGGATGGTCCAGGTCTGCCTCAGCCACCTCCATCTCCAGGGCTCGTGTTCCCTTTATCTCCAGGATTATTCCCAGTCCCAAGTCCAAGTTGGGGTGATTACTAG
- the LOC106437846 gene encoding protein NARROW LEAF 1-like isoform X2 has protein sequence MTLGGWGQRLIQPASSESEDSALDLERNHHCNHMSFPSSSSPSPLHPFTLNIQHAESNAPYFSWPTLTRLNDAVQDRANYFGNLQKEVLPEVVGRLPSGQQATTLLELMTIRAFHSKILRRFSLGTAVGFRITRGVLTNTPAILVFVARKVNRQWLNPMQCLPSALEGPGGVWCDVDVVEFQYYGAPAATPKEQVYNELVDGLRGSDPCIGSGSQVASQETYGTLGAIVKSKTGNHQVGFLTNRHVAVDLDYPSQKMFHPLPPSLGPGVYLGAVERATSFITDDQWYGIFAGTNPETFVRADGAFIPFAEDFDTSNVTTVIKGIGEIGNVQAIDLQSTIDCLIGKQVVKVGRSSGYTTGTVMAYALEYNDEKGICFLTDFLVIGENQQTFDLEGDSGSLILLTSPNGQKPRPVGIIWGGTANRGRLKLIAGREPENWTSGVDLGRLLDLLELDLITSNHELEAAGEQRNTSLTALDSTVSQSSPPDPVPSGDKQDENFEPFIPPEFHIEEAIKPTPEVEEHLFIAPLLFNESASSGSKAQEKHEVNDLVALKNSSDEEDSVSLHLGEPKLKKPKFFIS, from the exons ATGACTTTGGGAGGTTGGGGTCAGAGACTCATCCAACCAGCTTCTTCTGAATCCGAAGACTCTGCTTTGGACTTAGAGAGGAACCATCACTGTAATCACATGAGTTTCCCATCATCTTCAAGCCCTTCTCCTCTCCACCCATTCACACTCAACATCCAGCACGCAGAGAGCAATGCCCCTTACTTCTCCTGGCCTACTCTCACCCGCCTTAACGACGCTGTGCAAGACCGAGCTAACTACTTTGGTAATCTCCAGAAAGAGGTTTTGCCTGAAGTTGTTGGGAGGTTGCCTTCAGGACAACAAGCCACCACTTTGCTTGAGCTCATGACCATCAGAGCGTTTCATAGTAAGATCTTGCGCCGGTTTAGCCTCGGGACAGCTGTTGGGTTCCGGATCACACGTGGTGTCTTAACGAATACTCCAGCGATACTTGTGTTTGTTGCTAGGAAAGTTAATAGGCAGTGGCTGAATCCAATGCAGTGCCTTCCTTCTGCTCTCGAG GGTCCTGGAGGGGTATGGTGTGATGTAGATGTTGTGGAGTTTCAATATTACGGTGCACCTGCTGCTACACCAAAGGAACAGGTTTATAATGAACTTGTAGATGGCTTGAGAGGAAGTGATCCCTGCATTGGCTCTGGTTCTCAg GTTGCAAGCCAAGAAACGTATGGAACCTTGGGAGCTATTGTTAAAAGCAAAACCGGTAACCACCAGGTTGGTTTCCTTACTAACCGACACGTCGCAGTTGATTTGGACTATCCAAGCCAGAAAATGTTTCACCCTTTACCTCCAAGCCTTGGACCGGGCGTCTACCTCGGTGCAGTTGAGAGAGCTACATCTTTCATCACAGATGACCAGTGGTACGGCATATTTGCTGGTACCAATCCAG AAACATTTGTGAGAGCAGATGGTGCATTCATTCCATTTGCAGAAGATTTTGACACGAGCAATGTAACCACGGTGATAAAGGGCATAGGTGAGATAGGCAACGTCCAAGCCATAGACTTGCAATCAACTATCGATTGTCTTATTGGGAAACAAGTTGTGAAAGTTGGAAGAAGCTCTGGATACACCACTGGAACCGTAATGGCTTATGCATTGGAATACAACGACGAGAAAGGGATATGCTTCCTCACGGACTTTCTGGTCATCGGTGAAAACCAGCAAACGTTTGACCTTGAAGGTGACAGTGGAAGCCTTATACTGTTAACGAGTCCGAATGGTCAGAAGCCACGACCGGTTGGGATCATTTGGGGAGGGACAGCTAATAGAGGAAGGCTGAAACTAATAGCTGGTCGAGAACCAGAGAACTGGACAAGTGGAGTTGATCTTGGTCGGCTTTTGGATCTCTTGGAGCTTGATCTCATCACATCTAACCATGAGCTTGAAG CTGctggagaacagagaaacactTCTCTTACAGCTCTTGATTCAACCGTTAGCCAGTCATCCCCACCCGACCCGGTTCCATCAGGAGACAAGCAAGATGAAAACTTTGAGCCGTTTATCCCGCCTGAGTTTCATATAGAAGAAGCTATCAAACCAACACCTGAAGTTGAGGAGCATCTCTTCATTGCGCCTTTGTTGTTTAACGAGTCTGCTTCTTCTGGTAGTAAAGCGCAAGAGAAACATGAAGTTAATGATCTTGTCGCTTTAAAGAACAGTTCCGATGAAGAGGATAGCGTATCGTTGCATCTAGGTGAGCCGAAACTAAAGAAACCAAAGTTTTTTATTAGCTGA
- the LOC106443491 gene encoding protein HAIKU1-like isoform X1 — protein MDRPRQNDHLGVNKIGKNIRKSPLTQPSVAAHANLAAEAARPQAQPQVYNINRSDFRSIVQQLTGSPSRESLPGPPQNNSPKPQNTRLQRIRPPPLMQINQPGAPLHHHHPHSLMGPPPPQWHMPQVTQQQQQQPMMGQGDQFWSNTTESPLSGYMRYLQSPLGDAGSSGNHMQPPGHEHGPYMPAHEQPPYMLAQPQPQSQHQPYMPGHENRPYMPAQAQFQPRQYMPGHEHGPYMPAQPQSQPQPYMPCHENGPYMPAQPHSQPQQYMPAQPQTQPDPYMMHGSQPQMNMQGPLQPSQYPPPPGLVPNLPPPQFNGPVPVTSTLPSPSFNQMYNGFHSLQNNGFGSLQSPTSQFGMPSPTYPNMLSPRSPNPLLSPGVQYPQPLTPNFSFSQLAQSGSSGPGDGPGLPQPPPSPGLVFPLSPGLFPVPSPSWGDY, from the coding sequence ATGGATAGGCCTCGACAGAATGATCACTTAGGTGTGAATAAGATTGGGAAGAACATCAGAAAGAGTCCCCTCACCCAACCCAGTGTCGCTGCTCATGCTAACTTAGCCGCTGAGGCTGCGAGGCCTCAAGCGCAGCCTCAGGTTTATAACATAAACAGGAGCGACTTTAGAAGTATTGTTCAGCAACTTACTGGCTCTCCATCACGAGAAAGCCTCCCTGGGCCTCCTCAGAACAACTCACCAAAGCCTCAGAATACCCGGTTGCAGAGAATTAGACCACCACCCTTAATGCAAATCAACCAGCCTGGGGCTCCtctacatcatcatcatcctcacaGCTTAATGGGACCGCCTCCACCCCAATGGCATATGCCACAAGtcacacaacaacaacaacaacaaccaatgATGGGCCAAGGGGACCAGTTTTGGTCTAATACAACTGAATCTCCCCTCTCAGGCTATATGCGTTATCTTCAAAGTCCACTTGGAGATGCTGGTTCTAGTGGTAACCATATGCAGCCGCCAGGTCATGAACATGGGCCTTATATGCCGGCTCATGAACAACCTCCATATATGCTAGCTCAGCCTCAGCCTCAGTCTCAACATCAACCATATATGCCAGGTCACGAAAATCGGCCTTATATGCCGGCTCAGGCTCAGTTTCAGCCTCGGCAATATATGCCAGGTCACGAACATGGGCCTTATATGCCAGCTCAGCCTCAATCTCAACCTCAGCCATATATGCCATGTCATGAAAACGGGCCTTATATGCCAGCTCAGCCTCATTCTCAACCTCAGCAATATATGCCAGCTCAGCCTCAGACACAGCCAGACCCATATATGATGCATGGATCGCAACCTCAAATGAATATGCAAGGGCCACTGCAACCTAGCCAGTATCCACCACCACCAGGGCTAGTTCCTAATCTTCCTCCTCCTCAGTTCAATGGTCCTGTACCTGTGACATCCACTCTACCCTCTCCAAGTTTCAATCAGATGTATAATGGTTTTCATTCTCTTCAGAATAACGGCTTCGGATCACTACAGTCACCTACATCTCAGTTTGGTATGCCATCTCCTACCTACCCGAATATGTTATCTCCTAGATCACCTAACCCATTGCTGTCACCAGGAGTTCAGTATCCTCAACCACTCACCCCAAACTTCTCGTTCTCACAACTAGCTCAATCAGGAAGTAGTGGACCTGGGGATGGTCCAGGTCTGCCTCAGCCACCTCCATCTCCAGGGCTCGTGTTCCCTTTATCTCCAGGATTATTCCCAGTCCCAAGTCCAAGTTGGGGTGATTACTAG
- the LOC106437844 gene encoding probable arabinosyltransferase ARAD1 — MARKSSLLKRAAIAVVSVIAIYVILNASVSPALPSSSDLIREEDEQPRAPIHPKVKVYMYDLPNRFTHGIIEQHAIVRGGIKDDVTALKYPGHQHMHEWYLFSDLNRPETDRPGSPITRVSDPADADLFYVPVFSSLSLIVNAGRPVDPGSGYSDEKMQEELVDWLESQEWWRRNKGRDHVIPAGDPNALYRILDRVKNAVLLVADFGRLRPDQGSFVKDVVIPYSHRVNLFTGEIGVEARNTLLFFMGNRYRKDGGKVRDLLFQVLEKEEDVTIKHGTQSRENRRAATKGMHTSKFCLNPAGDTPSACRLFDSIVSLCVPVIVSDSIELPFEDVIDYRKFSIFVEAGVALEPGFLVGMLRRIGTEKVLEYQREMKQVRRYFDYDNPNGAVKEIWRQVSQKLPLIKLMSNREKRLVLRNSTEPDCSCLCTNQTGLVTSV, encoded by the exons ATGGCGCGTAAATCATCCCTCCTCAAACGAGCAGCCATCGCCGTCGTCTCCGTCATCGCCATCTACGTCATCCTCAACGCCTCCGTCAGCCCCGCCCTCCCTTCCTCCTCCGATCTCATCCGCGAAGAAGATGAACAACCACGTGCCCCGATTCATCCCAAAGTTAAAGTTTACATGTACGATCTCCCCAACAGATTCACTCACGGCATAATCGAGCAGCACGCAATCGTCCGCGGCGGAATCAAGGATGACGTCACCGCGCTCAAGTATCCGGGTCACCAGCATATGCACGAGTGGTACCTCTTCTCGGATCTAAACCGACCCGAGACGGATCGACCCGGGTCTCCGATCACCCGCGTGTCGGATCCTGCCGACGCCGATCTCTTCTACGTCCCGGTGTTTTCTTCCCTCAGCTTAATCGTGAACGCGGGTCGACCCGTGGATCCCGGGTCGGGTTACAGCGACGAGAAGATGCAGGAGGAGTTGGTGGACTGGCTTGAGAGCCAAGAGTGGTGGAGGAGGAATAAAGGGAGAGATCACGTGATTCCCGCGGGGGATCCGAACGCGCTGTATCGGATCTTGGACCGGGTCAAGAACGCGGTTCTCCTCGTGGCGGATTTTGGGAGGCTTAGGCCTGATCAAGGATCGTTCGTTAAAGATGTGGTGATACCTTACTCTCATAGGGTTAATCTCTTCACTGGAGAGATTGGCGTGGAGGCTCGCAACACTTTGCTCTTTTTCATGGGGAATCGTTATCGCAAAGAT GGCGGGAAAGTTCGTGATTTGCTATTCCAAGTACTTGAAAAGGAAGAAGATGTAACCATCAAACATGGGACTCAATCAAGAGAGAACCGACGAGCGGCTACGAAAGGAATGCATACTTCAAAGTTCTGTCTAAACCCTGCGGGTGACACTCCATCCGCATGCAGACTCTTTGACTCCATAGTCAGCTTGTGTGTGCCCGTCATTGTAAGCGATAGCATCGAGTTGCCTTTTGAAGATGTTATAGATTACAGAAAGTTTTCGATTTTCGTCGAGGCCGGTGTGGCTCTGGAGCCAGGGTTCTTGGTTGGGATGCTGAGGAGAATAGGAACCGAGAAGGTTCTTGAGTATCAAAGAGAGATGAAACAG GTAAGACGGTATTTTGATTATGATAACCCAAATGGAGCAGTGAAGGAGATCTGGCGTCAAGTCTCACAGAAGCTACCACTCATCAAGCTAATGAGTAACCGTGAAAAACGTCTTGTCTTAAGAAATTCTACTGAACCAGACTGCTCATGTCTATGCACAAACCAAACTGGTCTAGTCACTTCCGTATAA